Proteins found in one Paraburkholderia caballeronis genomic segment:
- the tpx gene encoding thiol peroxidase: MSQVTLGGNPIDVAGAFPSVGQKAPEFSLVGKDLKPVSLADFAGKRKVLNIVPSLDTPVCATSTRKFNEAAGKLDNTVVIVVSGDLPFAASRFCTTEGIDNVVTASTFRGHDFANAYGVDVTSGPLAGLTARAVVVIDANDNVVHAERVSEIKNEPNYDAALAALK, translated from the coding sequence ATGAGTCAAGTCACGCTGGGCGGTAACCCGATCGACGTCGCGGGCGCCTTCCCGTCCGTCGGCCAGAAGGCGCCCGAATTTTCGCTGGTCGGCAAGGATCTGAAGCCGGTCTCGCTCGCCGACTTCGCCGGCAAGCGCAAGGTGCTCAACATCGTGCCGAGCCTCGACACGCCGGTCTGCGCAACGTCCACGCGCAAGTTCAACGAAGCCGCCGGCAAGCTCGACAACACGGTCGTGATCGTCGTGTCCGGCGACCTGCCGTTCGCCGCGTCGCGCTTCTGCACGACCGAAGGCATCGACAACGTCGTCACCGCATCGACGTTCCGCGGCCACGACTTCGCGAACGCCTACGGCGTCGACGTGACGAGCGGCCCGCTCGCCGGCCTGACCGCGCGCGCCGTGGTCGTGATCGACGCGAACGACAACGTCGTCCACGCCGAGCGCGTGAGCGAAATCAAGAACGAACCGAACTACGACGCGGCGCTCGCCGCGCTGAAGTAA
- a CDS encoding carbohydrate kinase family protein: MATLICGSLAYDNIMTFEGRFREHILPEQVHILNVSFLVPTMRREFGGCAGNIAYSLHLLGGDARIMATLGAADAQPYLDRLDGLGLSKEHVRVLPDTWSAQAMITTDLENNQITAFHPGAMMQSHLNRADEAAGIKLGIVAPDGFDGMVQHVEQFAKAGVPFIFDPGQGLPLFDGPSLRQAIELATYVAVNDYEASLVSHRTGWSLEEVASRVDALIVTRGEHGSQIYHGNGIEEIPPVAAERVLDPTGCGDAFRGGLLYGIENGYDWGTAGRLANLMGALKIEHQGPQNYAPTRAQINERFRQAFGYDLPA, encoded by the coding sequence TTGGCTACGCTGATCTGCGGCTCGCTCGCCTACGACAACATCATGACCTTCGAAGGCCGCTTTCGGGAACACATCCTGCCCGAGCAGGTGCACATCCTGAACGTGAGCTTCCTCGTGCCGACGATGCGCCGCGAGTTCGGCGGCTGCGCGGGCAACATCGCGTACTCGCTGCATCTGCTCGGCGGCGACGCACGCATCATGGCGACCCTCGGCGCCGCCGACGCGCAGCCGTACCTCGACCGCCTCGACGGGCTCGGCCTGTCGAAAGAACACGTGCGCGTGCTGCCGGACACGTGGTCCGCGCAGGCAATGATCACGACCGACCTGGAGAACAACCAGATCACCGCGTTCCATCCGGGCGCGATGATGCAGTCGCATCTGAACCGCGCGGACGAAGCGGCCGGCATCAAGCTCGGCATCGTCGCGCCGGACGGCTTCGACGGAATGGTTCAGCACGTCGAGCAGTTCGCGAAGGCCGGCGTGCCGTTCATCTTCGATCCGGGCCAGGGGCTGCCGCTGTTCGACGGCCCGTCGCTGCGGCAAGCGATTGAACTTGCCACCTACGTCGCTGTCAACGATTACGAAGCAAGCCTTGTCAGCCATCGCACCGGCTGGTCGCTCGAAGAAGTCGCAAGCCGCGTCGACGCGCTGATCGTCACGCGCGGCGAGCACGGTTCCCAGATTTATCACGGCAACGGCATCGAGGAGATTCCTCCGGTGGCCGCTGAACGCGTGCTCGATCCGACCGGCTGCGGCGATGCGTTCCGCGGCGGACTGCTGTACGGCATCGAGAACGGCTACGACTGGGGCACCGCGGGACGTCTCGCGAACCTGATGGGTGCGCTGAAGATCGAGCATCAAGGCCCGCAGAACTATGCGCCGACGCGCGCGCAGATCAACGAACGGTTCAGGCAGGCATTCGGTTACGACCTGCCGGCCTGA
- a CDS encoding glycine zipper 2TM domain-containing protein, producing the protein MKTTSRLMVAVMVAGSLAATGCAYNSSSADVYTASQAQREATVRMGVVESVRAVRISSNDGQPSGLGAVGGGALGAVAGSAIGGGRGSIVTGIIGGIAGAVAGNTVENATAMRDGVEVTVRLDNGDLRAITQSATGEIFRAGDRVRLLSSGGVTRVTH; encoded by the coding sequence ATGAAAACAACGAGTCGTCTGATGGTGGCGGTAATGGTCGCGGGTTCGCTCGCGGCCACGGGGTGCGCGTACAACAGCAGCTCTGCTGACGTGTACACCGCGTCGCAGGCGCAGCGTGAAGCGACGGTCCGCATGGGCGTCGTCGAGAGCGTGCGCGCCGTGCGGATCAGCTCGAACGACGGTCAGCCGAGCGGCCTCGGCGCAGTCGGCGGCGGCGCGCTCGGCGCGGTCGCGGGCAGCGCGATCGGCGGCGGACGCGGTTCGATCGTGACCGGCATCATCGGCGGCATCGCGGGCGCGGTCGCGGGCAACACCGTCGAGAACGCGACCGCGATGCGCGACGGCGTCGAAGTCACCGTGCGCCTCGACAATGGCGACCTCCGCGCGATCACGCAAAGCGCGACCGGCGAGATCTTCCGCGCCGGCGACCGCGTGCGTCTGCTGTCGAGCGGCGGCGTCACGCGCGTCACGCACTGA
- the prmA gene encoding 50S ribosomal protein L11 methyltransferase, with product MSYRELIVELTRERAEALSDALLELGALSVSVEDADADTPDEQPLFGEPGLTPGRTAWQHSRVIALIGADQDPAVLLAAAANELGLAGTPVFALREVEEQDWVRLTQSQFDPIQIGQRIWVVPSWHDAPDPDALVLELDPGLAFGTGSHPTTRLCMEWLEQNVQPGQSVLDYGCGSGILAILAKKCGANPVIGIDIDPQAVESARHNSERNRADVAYGLPDDCPEGTFDIVVANILSNPLKLMASMLSSRVKPGGRLALSGILARQAEDVARAYERWIDIAVWKEHEGWVCLAGTRRDQP from the coding sequence ATGAGCTATCGCGAACTGATCGTCGAACTTACGCGCGAGCGCGCGGAAGCACTGTCCGATGCGCTGCTCGAACTCGGCGCGCTGTCGGTGTCCGTCGAGGACGCCGACGCGGACACGCCCGACGAACAGCCCCTCTTCGGCGAACCGGGCCTCACGCCCGGGCGCACCGCATGGCAGCACTCGCGCGTGATCGCGCTGATCGGCGCCGACCAGGACCCGGCGGTGCTGCTCGCGGCGGCCGCGAACGAACTGGGCCTCGCCGGCACGCCGGTCTTCGCGCTGCGCGAAGTCGAGGAACAGGACTGGGTGCGGCTCACGCAGTCGCAGTTCGATCCGATCCAGATCGGCCAGCGCATCTGGGTCGTGCCGTCGTGGCACGACGCGCCCGATCCGGACGCGCTCGTGCTCGAACTCGATCCGGGCCTCGCGTTCGGCACCGGCAGCCATCCGACCACGCGGCTCTGCATGGAATGGCTCGAACAGAACGTGCAGCCGGGCCAGTCGGTGCTCGACTACGGCTGCGGGTCGGGCATCCTCGCGATCCTCGCGAAGAAGTGCGGCGCGAATCCGGTCATCGGCATCGACATCGATCCGCAGGCGGTCGAGTCCGCGCGGCACAACAGCGAGCGCAACCGCGCCGACGTCGCGTACGGGCTGCCGGACGACTGCCCGGAAGGCACGTTCGACATCGTCGTCGCGAACATCCTGTCGAATCCGCTGAAGCTGATGGCGTCGATGCTCAGCTCGCGCGTGAAGCCGGGCGGACGCCTCGCGCTGTCCGGCATCCTCGCGCGCCAGGCCGAAGACGTCGCACGCGCGTACGAGCGCTGGATCGACATCGCAGTGTGGAAGGAGCACGAAGGCTGGGTGTGCCTCGCCGGCACGCGGCGCGACCAGCCGTAG
- the ampD gene encoding 1,6-anhydro-N-acetylmuramyl-L-alanine amidase AmpD, producing MSGPSAAPFAVDAHGWVPAAHRLPSPNFEARPAGAVPSLIVVHNISLPPDTFGGPGITDLFLDRLDCDAHPFYDANLRGVRVSSHFVIRRDGVLEQYVSCDERAWHAGLSNFFGRERCNDFSIGIELEGSDTTAFEAAQYRTLAALVQALVARYPVDGLAGHSDIAPGRKTDPGPHFDWARLQRDAQLADSYFPYRHPRDAQRAAP from the coding sequence ATGAGCGGTCCGTCCGCTGCGCCGTTCGCGGTCGATGCGCACGGCTGGGTGCCGGCCGCGCATCGCCTGCCGTCGCCGAATTTCGAGGCGCGGCCCGCGGGCGCGGTGCCTTCGTTGATCGTCGTCCACAACATCAGCCTGCCGCCGGACACGTTCGGCGGCCCCGGCATCACCGACCTGTTTCTCGATCGTCTCGACTGCGACGCGCATCCGTTCTACGACGCGAACCTGCGCGGCGTGCGCGTGTCGTCGCACTTCGTGATCCGCCGTGACGGCGTGCTCGAACAGTACGTGTCGTGCGACGAGCGCGCGTGGCACGCGGGCCTGTCGAACTTCTTCGGTCGCGAGCGCTGCAACGACTTCTCGATCGGCATCGAACTGGAAGGCAGCGACACGACCGCATTCGAAGCGGCGCAATACCGGACGCTCGCGGCGCTCGTGCAGGCGCTCGTCGCGCGTTATCCGGTCGACGGACTCGCCGGTCATTCGGACATCGCGCCGGGCCGCAAGACCGATCCCGGTCCGCACTTCGACTGGGCGCGGCTGCAGCGCGACGCCCAACTCGCGGACTCGTATTTCCCGTATCGGCATCCGCGCGACGCGCAGCGCGCGGCACCCTGA
- a CDS encoding ribonucleotide-diphosphate reductase subunit beta, giving the protein MLNWDDEITAVTPSSGAQQNALRNSAGPTVPTVGTQQFGLRAAPQISSAENIFANDFAVAPPPAPEVSSEARVNVADKRIINGKTDVNQLVPFKYKWAWEKYLSGCANHWMPQEINMSRDIALWKDPNGLTEDERRIVKRNLGFFVTADSLAANNIVLGTYRHITAPECRQFLLRQAFEEAIHTHAYQYIVESLGLDEGEIFNAYHEVESIRAKDEFLIPFIHTLTDPSFTTGTVENDQKLLKSLIVFACVMEGLFFYVGFTQILALGRQNKMTGAAEQYQYILRDESMHCNFGIDLINQIKLENPHLWTPEFRAEIRELFKHAVDLEYRYAEDTMPRGVLGLNAGMFKSYLRFICNRRCQQIGLDPLFPNEENPFPWMSEMIDLKKERNFFETRVIEYQTGGALSWE; this is encoded by the coding sequence ATGCTCAACTGGGATGACGAGATCACGGCCGTAACTCCGTCGAGCGGTGCGCAACAAAACGCGTTGCGCAACTCCGCTGGCCCGACTGTCCCGACTGTCGGCACGCAGCAGTTTGGACTGCGCGCCGCTCCTCAGATCTCCTCCGCGGAAAACATCTTCGCGAACGACTTCGCGGTCGCACCGCCCCCGGCTCCGGAGGTATCGTCGGAAGCCCGGGTGAACGTCGCCGACAAGCGCATCATCAACGGCAAGACCGACGTGAACCAGCTGGTTCCGTTCAAGTACAAGTGGGCGTGGGAGAAGTACCTGTCCGGCTGTGCGAATCACTGGATGCCGCAGGAAATCAACATGTCCCGCGACATCGCGCTGTGGAAGGACCCGAACGGTCTGACCGAAGACGAGCGCCGCATCGTCAAGCGCAACCTCGGCTTCTTCGTCACCGCCGACTCGCTCGCCGCGAACAACATCGTGCTCGGCACCTACCGGCACATCACCGCGCCCGAATGCCGCCAGTTCCTGCTGCGCCAGGCGTTCGAGGAAGCGATCCACACGCACGCCTACCAGTACATCGTCGAATCGCTCGGCCTCGACGAAGGCGAAATCTTCAACGCGTATCACGAAGTCGAGTCGATCCGCGCGAAAGACGAATTCCTGATTCCGTTCATCCACACGCTGACCGACCCGTCGTTCACGACCGGCACGGTCGAGAACGACCAGAAGCTGCTGAAGTCGCTGATCGTGTTCGCGTGCGTGATGGAAGGCCTGTTCTTCTACGTCGGGTTCACGCAGATTCTGGCGCTCGGCCGTCAGAACAAGATGACCGGTGCGGCGGAGCAGTACCAGTACATCCTGCGCGACGAGTCGATGCACTGCAACTTCGGCATCGACCTGATCAACCAGATCAAGCTCGAAAACCCGCACCTGTGGACGCCGGAGTTCCGTGCGGAGATCCGCGAACTGTTCAAGCACGCGGTCGATCTCGAATACCGCTACGCGGAGGACACGATGCCGCGCGGCGTGCTCGGCCTGAACGCCGGCATGTTCAAGAGCTATCTGCGCTTCATCTGCAATCGTCGTTGCCAGCAGATCGGCCTCGATCCGCTGTTCCCGAACGAAGAGAACCCGTTCCCGTGGATGAGCGAGATGATCGACTTGAAGAAGGAGCGTAACTTCTTCGAGACGCGCGTGATCGAATATCAGACGGGCGGTGCGCTGTCCTGGGAATGA
- a CDS encoding ribonucleoside-diphosphate reductase subunit alpha, protein MQTTDNVTTRYEGASAGHVPGGEPQRGQATFAQATFADYKVIRRNGSVVSFEPSKIAIAVTKAFLAVNGGQGAASARVRELVEQLTQSVVRALVRSRPAGGTFHIEDIQDQVELALMRGGEHNVARAYVLYREKRNQERGLAQEADAPAAPGLNVIDNGISRPLDLAALRELIVSACDDLGDAVNPEPIVAETVKNLYDGVPMTQVYDSAILAARTMIEKDPAYSQVTARLLLHTIRREILEEEVTQADMATRYAEYFPLFIKRGVNAELLDDKLLQYDLKRLGEALDASRDLQFGYLGLQTLYDRYFLHVGGTRIEMPQAFYMRVAMGLALNEIDRETRAIEFYNVLSSFDFMSSTPTLFNSGTRRSQLSSCYLTTVADDLDGIYEALKENALLSKFAGGLGNDWTRVRALGSHIKGTNGKSQGVVPFLKVVNDTAVAVNQGGKRKGAVCAYLETWHLDIEEFLELRKNTGDDRRRTHDMNTANWIPDLFMKRVMEGGDWTLFSPSTCPDLHDKFGADFEAAYTAYEDKAARGELKLFKKIPAAQLWRKMLGMLFETGHPWITFKDPCNIRSPQQHVGVVHSSNLCTEITLNTSDTEIAVCNLGSVNLVAHLAKQADGTYALDHDKLKRTISVAMRMLDNVIDINYYAVPKARNSNLKHRPVGMGIMGFQDCLHVLRTPYASQEAVEFADRSMEAVCYYAYYASTELAEERGRYSSYRGSLWDRGVLPQDTLKLLAQARGGYVEVDTSETMDWATLRSRIATHGMRNSNCVAIAPTATISNIIGVSACIEPTFQNLYVKSNLSGEFTVVNDYLVRDLKARGLWDEVMVADLKYFDGMLSRIDRIPADLRAIYATAFEVDPTWLVEAASRRQKWIDQAQSLNIYMGGASGKKLDEVYKLAWVRGLKTTYYLRTMAATHVEKSTVAHGALNAVPTNGGEGGNGGSFGGGAGFGAAGAGGAAGANGGSGALQSAPAAAAAVAAAPAAPEADGPVCMMRPGDPGFDECEACQ, encoded by the coding sequence ATGCAAACGACCGATAACGTCACGACCCGCTATGAAGGCGCCTCCGCCGGCCACGTGCCGGGCGGCGAGCCTCAACGCGGCCAGGCGACGTTCGCCCAGGCCACGTTCGCCGACTACAAGGTGATTCGCCGCAACGGCAGCGTGGTGTCGTTCGAGCCGTCGAAGATCGCGATCGCCGTGACGAAGGCGTTTCTGGCTGTCAACGGCGGGCAGGGCGCGGCGTCGGCGCGCGTGCGCGAACTCGTCGAGCAGCTCACGCAGAGCGTCGTGCGCGCGCTGGTCCGCAGCCGCCCGGCTGGCGGCACGTTCCATATCGAGGACATCCAGGACCAGGTCGAACTCGCGCTGATGCGCGGCGGCGAGCACAACGTCGCGCGTGCGTACGTGCTGTATCGCGAGAAGCGCAACCAGGAGCGCGGCCTCGCGCAGGAAGCGGACGCGCCGGCCGCGCCCGGCCTGAACGTGATCGACAACGGCATTTCGCGTCCGCTCGACCTCGCCGCGCTGCGCGAACTGATCGTGTCCGCGTGCGACGACCTCGGCGATGCGGTGAACCCCGAGCCGATCGTCGCCGAGACGGTGAAGAACCTGTACGACGGCGTGCCGATGACGCAGGTGTACGACTCGGCGATCCTCGCCGCGCGCACGATGATCGAGAAGGACCCGGCGTACAGCCAGGTCACCGCGCGCCTGCTGCTGCACACGATCCGCCGCGAGATCCTCGAAGAGGAAGTCACGCAGGCCGACATGGCCACGCGCTACGCCGAATACTTCCCGCTCTTCATCAAGCGCGGCGTGAACGCCGAGCTGCTCGACGACAAGCTGCTGCAGTACGACCTGAAGCGCCTCGGCGAGGCGCTGGACGCAAGCCGCGACCTGCAATTCGGCTACCTCGGCCTGCAAACGTTGTACGACCGTTATTTCCTGCACGTCGGCGGCACGCGCATCGAGATGCCGCAGGCGTTCTACATGCGCGTCGCGATGGGCCTCGCGCTGAACGAGATCGACCGCGAGACGCGCGCGATCGAGTTTTACAACGTGCTGTCGAGCTTCGACTTCATGTCGTCGACGCCGACGCTGTTCAACTCGGGCACGCGCCGCTCGCAGCTGTCGTCGTGCTACCTGACGACGGTCGCGGACGACCTCGACGGCATCTACGAGGCGCTGAAGGAAAACGCGCTGCTGTCGAAGTTCGCCGGCGGCCTCGGCAACGACTGGACCCGCGTGCGCGCGCTCGGCTCGCACATCAAGGGAACGAACGGCAAGTCGCAGGGCGTCGTGCCGTTCCTGAAGGTCGTCAACGACACCGCGGTCGCGGTGAACCAGGGCGGCAAGCGCAAGGGCGCGGTCTGCGCGTACCTGGAAACGTGGCACCTCGACATCGAGGAGTTCCTGGAGCTGCGCAAGAACACCGGCGACGACCGTCGCCGCACGCACGACATGAACACCGCGAACTGGATTCCCGACCTGTTCATGAAGCGCGTGATGGAAGGCGGCGACTGGACGCTGTTCTCGCCGTCCACCTGCCCGGATCTGCACGACAAGTTCGGCGCCGACTTCGAGGCGGCTTACACGGCTTACGAGGACAAGGCCGCGCGCGGCGAACTGAAGCTGTTCAAGAAGATCCCGGCCGCGCAACTGTGGCGCAAGATGCTCGGGATGCTGTTCGAGACCGGCCATCCGTGGATCACGTTCAAGGACCCGTGCAACATCCGCTCGCCGCAGCAGCACGTCGGCGTCGTCCACTCGTCGAACCTGTGCACGGAAATCACGCTGAACACGAGCGACACCGAAATCGCGGTCTGCAACCTCGGCTCGGTGAACCTCGTCGCGCACCTCGCGAAGCAGGCCGACGGCACGTACGCGCTCGACCACGACAAGCTGAAGCGCACGATCAGCGTTGCGATGCGGATGCTCGACAACGTGATCGACATCAATTACTACGCGGTGCCGAAGGCGCGTAACTCGAACCTGAAGCACCGTCCGGTCGGCATGGGCATCATGGGCTTCCAGGACTGCCTGCACGTGCTGCGCACGCCGTACGCGTCGCAGGAGGCGGTCGAGTTCGCGGACCGCTCGATGGAGGCGGTCTGCTACTACGCGTATTACGCATCGACCGAGCTGGCCGAAGAGCGCGGCCGTTATTCGAGCTATCGCGGTTCGCTGTGGGATCGCGGCGTGCTTCCGCAGGACACGCTGAAGCTGCTCGCGCAAGCGCGCGGCGGTTACGTCGAGGTCGACACGTCCGAGACGATGGACTGGGCGACGCTGCGCTCGCGCATCGCGACGCACGGGATGCGCAACTCGAACTGCGTCGCGATCGCGCCGACCGCGACGATCTCGAACATCATCGGCGTGTCCGCGTGCATCGAGCCGACGTTCCAGAACCTCTACGTGAAGTCGAACCTGTCGGGCGAGTTCACGGTGGTCAACGACTACCTGGTGCGCGACCTGAAGGCGCGCGGCCTGTGGGACGAGGTGATGGTCGCCGACCTGAAGTACTTCGACGGCATGCTGTCGCGCATCGACCGCATCCCGGCCGACCTGCGCGCGATCTACGCGACCGCGTTCGAAGTCGATCCGACGTGGCTCGTCGAGGCGGCGTCGCGTCGCCAGAAGTGGATCGATCAGGCGCAGTCGCTGAACATCTACATGGGCGGCGCGTCGGGCAAGAAGCTCGACGAGGTGTACAAGCTCGCCTGGGTGCGCGGCCTGAAGACGACCTACTATCTGCGCACGATGGCGGCGACGCACGTCGAGAAGTCCACCGTCGCGCACGGCGCGCTGAACGCGGTGCCGACGAACGGCGGCGAAGGCGGCAACGGCGGTTCGTTCGGCGGCGGCGCGGGCTTCGGCGCAGCGGGTGCAGGCGGTGCCGCAGGTGCGAACGGCGGTTCGGGCGCACTGCAGTCGGCGCCGGCCGCAGCGGCGGCGGTTGCTGCTGCACCGGCGGCGCCGGAAGCGGACGGTCCCGTCTGCATGATGCGTCCTGGCGACCCGGGCTTCGACGAGTGCGAGGCGTGCCAGTAA
- a CDS encoding histone H1-like DNA-binding protein — protein sequence MATAKKKPAAKKAAVKKVAAKKAAPAKKAAAKKVAVKKVAVKKVAAKKVAAKKVATKKVAAKKVAAKKVAVKKVAAKKAAPAKKAAAKKVAAKKVAVKKVAAKKVAAKKVAAKKAAPAKKAAAKKVAAKKTAAKKAAPAKKAAAKKAAKKAAPAAPAAPAAAQPAAPAATVKTALNPAAAWPFPTGSRP from the coding sequence ATGGCAACTGCCAAGAAGAAGCCGGCGGCGAAAAAAGCCGCTGTGAAGAAGGTCGCCGCGAAGAAGGCAGCACCGGCGAAGAAGGCCGCTGCGAAGAAGGTTGCAGTGAAGAAGGTCGCCGTGAAGAAGGTCGCGGCAAAGAAGGTTGCTGCGAAGAAGGTCGCAACGAAGAAGGTTGCCGCCAAGAAGGTCGCAGCGAAGAAGGTCGCGGTGAAGAAGGTTGCCGCGAAGAAGGCAGCGCCGGCGAAGAAGGCCGCAGCGAAGAAGGTTGCTGCGAAGAAAGTCGCGGTGAAGAAGGTCGCAGCGAAGAAGGTTGCCGCGAAGAAGGTTGCTGCAAAGAAGGCAGCGCCGGCGAAGAAGGCAGCAGCGAAGAAGGTTGCCGCCAAGAAGACCGCGGCGAAGAAGGCTGCGCCTGCGAAGAAGGCTGCGGCGAAGAAGGCTGCAAAGAAGGCTGCCCCTGCCGCGCCTGCTGCCCCTGCTGCCGCACAACCGGCCGCACCGGCAGCAACGGTGAAGACCGCGTTGAACCCGGCCGCAGCATGGCCGTTTCCGACCGGCAGCCGTCCGTAA
- a CDS encoding zinc-ribbon and DUF3426 domain-containing protein, translating to MLLATRCPFCETVFRIQPQQLAARHGLVRCGHCQEAFDASGSLFDVPAGGDFSQASPVAAGVAASLTSAAAAATEPSPPPSASPAVTPPVAAGAPNFSNPSWNAWAPHGDRPADTSPRYSGDHLPQPSIAPGVTPQVSAGPAEPQLSAEAAELPPTTRWSRVEPEPAEPTLSSNEIPAPEPDAAEPHLSPAAAAGGGAGSTFADLPPSDGEAPFAMTREAPARKPRRTGWRIVGALVALLLLALLAAQAAWWLRETVMVYWPASQPLYEQACAKIGCRVLPPRDIDGLQVEPSDLRQVDDPHHLELKMPLRNHFNVALAYPAIELTLLDRQNNVVVRRVLWPQDYVPPGTRIDAGLPARSTQTMIVRLDTGNVVASNFRIEVFYP from the coding sequence ATGCTCCTTGCGACGCGCTGTCCCTTCTGCGAAACCGTCTTCCGGATCCAGCCGCAGCAGCTTGCGGCCCGTCATGGTCTCGTGCGTTGCGGACACTGCCAGGAAGCGTTCGATGCGTCGGGAAGCCTGTTCGACGTGCCGGCCGGCGGCGACTTCTCGCAGGCGTCGCCGGTGGCCGCCGGAGTGGCCGCGAGCCTGACGTCGGCGGCCGCAGCCGCGACGGAGCCGTCGCCTCCCCCATCCGCATCGCCTGCCGTCACGCCTCCTGTTGCGGCGGGCGCGCCGAATTTCTCGAATCCGTCGTGGAACGCATGGGCGCCGCACGGCGATAGACCCGCCGATACGTCGCCTCGCTACAGCGGCGATCACCTGCCGCAACCGTCGATCGCACCCGGCGTCACGCCGCAGGTATCGGCCGGGCCGGCCGAGCCCCAGCTTTCCGCCGAAGCCGCAGAACTGCCGCCGACGACGCGCTGGTCGCGCGTCGAGCCGGAACCGGCCGAGCCCACCCTTTCGTCGAACGAAATACCCGCGCCGGAGCCCGACGCGGCCGAACCGCATCTGTCGCCCGCAGCGGCCGCGGGCGGCGGCGCCGGCTCGACGTTCGCCGACCTGCCGCCGTCCGACGGCGAAGCGCCGTTCGCGATGACCCGCGAAGCGCCCGCGCGCAAGCCGCGCCGCACCGGCTGGCGTATCGTCGGCGCGCTCGTCGCGCTGCTGCTGCTCGCGCTCCTCGCCGCGCAGGCCGCATGGTGGCTGCGCGAAACGGTGATGGTCTACTGGCCGGCGTCGCAGCCGCTGTACGAACAGGCCTGCGCGAAGATCGGCTGCCGCGTGCTGCCGCCGCGCGACATCGACGGGCTCCAGGTCGAGCCGTCCGACCTGCGCCAGGTCGACGACCCGCATCACCTCGAACTGAAGATGCCGCTGCGCAATCACTTCAACGTCGCGCTCGCGTATCCGGCGATCGAGCTGACGCTGCTCGACCGTCAGAACAACGTGGTCGTGCGGCGCGTGCTGTGGCCGCAGGACTACGTGCCGCCCGGCACCCGGATCGACGCCGGGCTGCCCGCGCGCTCGACGCAGACGATGATCGTCCGGCTCGACACCGGCAACGTCGTCGCGTCGAACTTCCGCATCGAGGTTTTCTACCCGTAA